The Pedobacter roseus genome contains a region encoding:
- a CDS encoding RluA family pseudouridine synthase has protein sequence MPITDNDILFEDNHLIAINKRAGDIVQVDETGDEPLDEQVKKYIAKKYNKPNGAFLGVVHRLDRPVSGVILFAKTSKALERMNAVFKNREVKKTYWAVVKNKPEKESATLIHWLVKNPQKNVVSYYNTEVTGSQRAELSYKVKAKVGDYYLLEVDPLTGRSHQIRVQLSSMGCPIMGDNKYGYPRGSRKGSICLHARRLQFIHPVKKEPVNIFAKLPVDGFWERFEDL, from the coding sequence ATGCCCATTACCGATAACGATATCCTTTTTGAAGACAATCATTTAATCGCCATTAATAAAAGGGCGGGTGATATTGTACAGGTTGATGAAACAGGTGATGAGCCTTTGGATGAACAGGTAAAAAAGTATATCGCTAAAAAATATAATAAACCTAATGGTGCTTTTTTAGGGGTGGTGCACCGTTTAGACAGGCCTGTAAGTGGTGTAATCTTATTCGCTAAAACCAGTAAGGCTTTAGAAAGGATGAATGCTGTTTTTAAAAACAGGGAAGTAAAGAAAACCTATTGGGCGGTGGTAAAGAACAAGCCCGAAAAAGAATCAGCTACTTTGATCCACTGGCTGGTTAAAAATCCACAAAAGAATGTGGTATCTTACTATAATACCGAAGTTACCGGAAGTCAGCGGGCTGAGCTTTCTTATAAAGTAAAGGCAAAAGTAGGCGATTATTATCTGTTGGAGGTAGATCCTTTAACGGGCCGTTCGCACCAGATCAGGGTGCAGCTATCCTCAATGGGCTGCCCAATTATGGGCGATAACAAATATGGTTATCCCCGGGGGAGTAGAAAAGGAAGTATCTGTTTACATGCCCGCCGGTTGCAGTTTATACATCCTGTTAAAAAGGAACCTGTAAATATATTTGCCAAATTACCTGTTGATGGTTTTTGGGAACGTTTTGAAGATTTATAA
- the panB gene encoding 3-methyl-2-oxobutanoate hydroxymethyltransferase produces MSVHKEIKRITTHILQEMKQRGEKISMLTAYDYSMATILDDAGLDVLLVGDSASNVMAGHETTLPITLDQMIYHAASVIRAVKRAFVVVDLPFGSYQGNSKEALNSAIRIMKESGAHGVKLEGGEEIIESVQRIITAGIPVMGHLGLTPQSIYKFGTYTVRAKEEEEANKLKSDVLALQAAGCFAIVLEKIPASLGKEVTESLHIPTIGIGAGQACDGQVLVVNDMIGLTKGFKPRFLRQYINLYDEILGAAQSYIRDVKGNDFPNEKEQY; encoded by the coding sequence ATGTCGGTACATAAAGAAATTAAACGCATCACTACGCACATTTTACAGGAAATGAAACAACGTGGTGAAAAAATATCAATGCTAACGGCCTACGATTATTCAATGGCAACCATTTTGGATGATGCAGGTTTAGACGTTTTATTGGTTGGCGATTCTGCTTCTAATGTAATGGCTGGTCACGAAACGACTTTGCCTATTACCCTTGATCAGATGATTTACCATGCTGCATCTGTAATCAGAGCGGTTAAACGTGCTTTTGTGGTAGTCGATCTGCCTTTTGGTTCTTATCAGGGAAATTCAAAGGAAGCTTTGAACTCAGCAATCAGGATCATGAAAGAATCGGGTGCACATGGTGTTAAATTAGAAGGTGGCGAAGAAATTATCGAGTCGGTTCAGCGCATCATTACTGCAGGTATACCTGTAATGGGGCACTTAGGTTTAACCCCTCAATCTATTTATAAATTCGGAACCTATACCGTTCGTGCAAAAGAAGAAGAAGAAGCAAATAAGTTAAAATCTGATGTTCTGGCTTTACAGGCAGCAGGTTGTTTTGCAATTGTATTGGAGAAAATCCCGGCTTCTTTAGGTAAAGAAGTTACAGAAAGTTTACATATTCCAACCATTGGTATTGGCGCGGGTCAGGCATGCGATGGCCAGGTGTTGGTGGTAAATGATATGATCGGTTTAACCAAAGGGTTTAAGCCACGCTTTTTACGCCAGTACATTAACCTTTACGACGAAATTTTGGGCGCAGCGCAATCTTATATCCGCGATGTAAAGGGAAATGATTTTCCGAATGAGAAAGAACAATATTAA